The window tttagcaaaaCTTGTTTAACAAAACACCCTCCAAATACGtccgtttcaaaaaaaatatcttaGCTATATAGGAGGTTAGTCAACCGAGTTCACAAACCAATTGGTTCAAAGGAGTTTGCAAAGGTATTATGATAATtgctttttttgtttgaaaatctCGGAATGAATAAAGGTTTTAGAATAAGGAAGTCAATGTTTAGAaaattattcaagatattgagTCTCAAATGTCAACCCTGATTTTCAACGTActatagaaaatagaaaatcaGGAAGCTCTGTACAACTTGGCGTGGTAAAAGTTATTCAATTAACGCTTGATTATAATTCCCTCGCTGGCAACACTACTTATGGCATTATCCTCTTTAGTTGTTCTGCCTTCTAAAAATGCACCCACTACTTTACCATCTTTAATCGAGTATGTCCCAAACTTGGGCTTTTCATATGTTGGATCATGGTTGCCAAAAACAACAGCGTCACCAGCATTGTCTCCATAGAATTGCCACGataagtcaaaggatcgcgagTAGAAGAATATAAGATATTCATAAGCCTGGATCTCATTTTCTTGCTTGCTAGCAAAATGGCCTGTGTGTCAGTAGAAAAAATAATACTCGTTTAAGGCTAATGTTGGGAAATATGAAAGGGCCATAGCCCATAAGGTTGTGGCCATGCTATAGGTTTTAAAATGACATCAACACAAGTACACAGCATCATTTCTTGTAATGATAGCATAAgttattatgatttatgaaaaaTACCTTGACAACTTGTTCTGCAGATTTACGGGAATGGTCTGACATGTTCAACTCTTCTACTGTCCCCGTACATTATTTTGGGGAAAGTAGCAATGTCGCCATATCAACACTAGTTTTGAAAAACACATCAGTCTGTAACAAAAATACTAGGTCATATTTGTGAGTCATAGACAATGGCtaccaaaaaagaaaatgacTAGTAAAAACTTGCAACAATTTCGACCTATATCACTATGTATAGGTTGATTGAGGTGGTGTTGTATCTTTAAAAGGTGGTTTGGATCAAGCGGCCCATTTTGAATCAATACTAAAAAGGTCTTGTTCTGGCAGGACTCATTTGGTGTTAACAAAAGAGATGGCAAATATAAgcgaaaattaaattttcttaAGATTTGTAAACAGACCTTAGTTCTGCTGTTCTCCTCTTCGACATCTCCTCTGAATAGATTTATCAGAGGCAACGTGTTTAACATTCCCCTTAAAGTTACAAACATTCCCCCTAAAGttacaaacataaaaataacaatgaaTAATGAAGTCAGCCAGTTTTATCCCACTGGTCTAGACTTATGGGCTCTTTTCAAACAAGTGAATCCAACCAACTTGGTTCAATCCAAGTATGAGCAGAAAGATGTGTAGTCAAGAAAACATCCCCTAAATTTTGTTGGACGCTTTTACCATTGAACGTGTGATATGTGCTTGTTTCGAGTGAATAAAACACTACCTTCTTGTTTCTAGAACTCAATTGTGCAAGGTAGATCTTGTTCTCCATTTCTGGTGTTTTGGCTTCAATACACAAACATGTTGTATCACAAATATAAATCGTGTGCTTTCCTAGACCATTTACTTTATCCCATTCTCTTTTAGACCCATTCAACATGAACACCTCAATGGGTTCTCCAAACCTGCCCATGACGACTAGTAGAAGATGTTGGTCACATTTCACCAAAAAATATTGTGCTGGAGATCCGCTACAATGTCTTGGGGCTTCGGATacaaaaacttcaaaagaaaaTCATCTTCCCCCAAGTGTTTAAAAAGCCTTAGTTCCCCCGTCTCATACAAGTAATATAAATGTCCGTCATGAGATGTTGGAAAACAAACAGGGGACCTTTGTTGATATGGTTTCACCTCATACCAATCCGAGGTTGGTTCTCCAGATACATAATGGATCCCAAATCTCGTAGGATAAAATCCAACAACCATACAATCAGGGGAAGTAGGCGGAGCTGAGAACCAAAAGTTCTCTACCATATAGTTCATGTCTGGAAGTTTGCGGAGATCAATTGTGAAGGGGTTAAAAAACACTGGGCAACAATTACTGGTTTTAAACACCAACCAACCAAACCTGGAACAGCATATTGTTTCATCAGCAATCGGTAATTGTGAAATTCTCATAAAGTAGATGTCACCCAACAGTGGGTCTGTGAAAGTAATAACACCTCGAATTTGGTCTACAACCATCAGCCAAGGTGAAGCTGGTGAATAATTCTTCAATCTCCCTAATTCTGTTTGGTGGCGCCATTGTATGAAAGGAGCTGCTAGATGACAACGTTTGCATGTAGCACGAAAGTTCATGTATTCTACTCCGACACAAAACTTCATAATCATCTCCAGCATATCAAATGGAACATCTAGCAAGCAAGACTCACTAACTTCAACCTCATTGTTTGTAATTAAGGTAATCACCATCTCAGCCTCTTGTTGTTTAGAATCAACTGTGAATTTGGCATCCTTATTTCTAACCTACACAGATGATGATTTAAGAAACATTTTTCCTGCAATAGAACACATATACATGATGACATATAGaaacaaaagagaaaagaaGCAATACCAGCATTCCCACATTAACATGTGGCTTGTTGGCAGCACTGAGAAGGGCAAGGGAGATGGAAGAATGGTTTTACTGTTGATGTGATACGAATATATTAGTTTGTCCATATTGTCACGGATATGAATATAACCCCCTAGCCTCGAGCCAATTGCAGGGTTGTAAAATCCAGAGTTATCACAAGCAAGATCCACAACAAATATGCCTTCTTTAAGATCTTCCACTTCTTCCCACATATGTTCAGCAATAACACTCAAGTCTCCCAAGTAACCTGAAAATATTTTATCTAAGCTTACCACAGCAGTCATGTCCCAGTTTTTGAGGCATTCCAATTCCTTCCAGTTTATACTTGTCATGTCACATTTAAACAAATACACATCACCGGGGATTTTGTCGGTTTCCCTACGAAAACCAACTGCAATGTGAAACAGCTCTGTATGAGATCCTATCAGAAAATTAAGGCGTTTGGGACAACGTTCGGAAGGAAAATAAGGGAGAGTCCCAAACGGTAATAGTTGTACTACAACTTCTCTATCCTTGACTACAATTTCAACCCGTATGACAAACGGATGAATACAATTGTCGTCagataaagtatatatatgaccGTTGCAAAAAGTCAGGCTATGTAGTAAACGTCCATTCAAGGTTATTCTCTTAAGTTGATAAGCATATGACATTTCGGTCCATCTaggcttttttgtttttttaggaGATAGTTGACAAAATACGAAGGTAGGGTTATTGGTTCTTGTTAACAGGAAAACTGAATTTGGATTATCAGGAGGGGCAGACAAACAACATTCTCGGATGGAATCATAATCTCCGTCTTTCAAAAGCAAGGGAGGAAGAGATATGATGCTAGAAGTGGATGAGGGGTTCCAAAAAGACCAAATATTATTGTGTGGATGGTTAGATGGAATTATCCACCCATGAAAACACCCTCGGATACGCTTGCCTGACAACTCGGGAATTTGACACACGGGTTGTGTAAGGTGGAGGAAACCAGTAATTTTGCACATAAAGGGCCCAATTTCTTATTGTCACTAGAGACCTCCTCGTGCTCCATCATTATCATCGAATCTAAAAAGGATGTCTTGTCCAATCCTCAA is drawn from Erigeron canadensis isolate Cc75 chromosome 9, C_canadensis_v1, whole genome shotgun sequence and contains these coding sequences:
- the LOC122582387 gene encoding uncharacterized protein LOC122582387, whose product is MCKITGFLHLTQPVCQIPELSGKRIRGCFHGWIIPSNHPHNNIWSFWNPSSTSSIISLPPLLLKDGDYDSIRECCLSAPPDNPNSVFLLTRTNNPTFVFCQLSPKKTKKPRWTEMSYAYQLKRITLNGRLLHSLTFCNGHIYTLSDDNCIHPFVIRVEIVVKDREVVVQLLPFGTLPYFPSERCPKRLNFLIGSHTELFHIAVGFRRETDKIPGDVYLFKCDMTSINWKELECLKNWDMTAVVSLDKIFSGYLGDLSVIAEHMWEEVEDLKEGIFVVDLACDNSGFYNPAIGSRLGGYIHIRDNMDKLIYSYHINSKTILPSPLPFSVLPTSHMLMWECWLEIRMPNSQLILNNKRLRW